A stretch of Cicer arietinum cultivar CDC Frontier isolate Library 1 chromosome 5, Cicar.CDCFrontier_v2.0, whole genome shotgun sequence DNA encodes these proteins:
- the LOC101488881 gene encoding flowering time control protein FPA, whose protein sequence is MSSRGGRGGRDRSRRDYPSRYEDSKGNGGMGRGGGGSSSDNGNPPSRHLWVGNLSHNLVEDELAHHFIRFGPLEKVAFQPGRSYAFINFEVDEDAIDAMRSLQGFPLAGNPLRIEFAKADKPSTVTRDEDYSRDERRSALRGSPFPQRDRGRHGSPEPHYSDKSKLSEKNPEPSEVLWIGFPAQLKVDELILGRAFSPFGEIEKISTFPGRSYAFVRFRSVTSACRALDNLKGNLFGNPRVHICFAKSESGPSNTGKSSFNGPRSPSYKSSGHGGSFENFRQDRSFGGEQNIRSPNLFPNWDTQDSDAYDINRRGSSRAGGINTYEQRKFGEKGTPLGASQELYEHINSPPRERHVHQGDFPRNYPQRGPFFEDPQRFPEDAPYLHAAKKLKMGSSPPEVELPEYAFSELERQKHVFPRLPDFPHHEPFDKSFDAGNFTFGQTFNQPPSSPPIRLDRHEGWKPYDSFQMGPGALQSNFVEKKRLTPEPDNSSSTEWKWEGTIAKGGTPICRARCFPVGKVLDIALPEFLDCTARTSLDMLSKHYYQAVGVWVVFFVPGSDADMEFYNEFMHYLEEKQRAAVSKLDDKTTLFLVPPSVFSEKVLKVPGKLSISGVILRLEYPGLNQGPMHIEREMKNESLSSSYNENTLYPNSSFPSLRIPTNTQPSSSELGNSGISNLSFLGNKFAAAPFVSDSARSMASMPESYDERSRDYPSIQPQTSGPNWPSHNQQNFMPNRTLPSHLLSGAVEPIIEERQPMFNVISNQHSSGISGIPLSGNSMSSYSEIRNFDPSTPVGALQPEQLAQLAASLLEQQRQSGSSLSTSTMGDPRQNRFNESETSSRPSYAVENNAVANSEFSTTQFSHVLQLQKQLQQMPNVPQMSQMSQIEQQREVNGNQQLADNSLQEDGEADPQKRLQATLQLAAALLQQIQQGKGN, encoded by the exons ATG TCGAGCCGAGGCGGAAGAGGTGGAAGAGATCGGTCTAGGAGGGATTATCCTTCAAGATATGAAGACAGTAAGGGGAATGGTGGTATGGGGCGTGGTGGCGGTGGTAGCAGCAGCGACAATGGCAATCCTCCTTCCAGACACCTTTGGGTTGGGAATCTATCCCACAACCTTGTAGAGGATGAACTTGCTCATCATTTCATACGTTTTGGCCCGTTGGAAAAGGTTGCATTCCAACCCGGCCGAAGCTATGCTTTCATCAACTTTGAAGTGGACGAAGATGCCATCGATGCCATGAGATCACTGCAAGGTTTTCCTCTTGCTGGCAACCCGCTTAGAATCGAGTTTGCAAAGGCG GATAAGCCATCGACAGTAACACGTGATGAAGATTATTCACGTGATGAACGAAGATCAGCATTGCGGGGATCTCCTTTCCCCCAAAGGGATAGAGGACGTCATGGTAGCCCTGAACCGCATTATTCTGACAAATCCAAGTTGAGTGAGAAAAATCCAGAGCCCAGTGAGGTTTTGTGGATTGGGTTCCCAGCTCAGTTGAAGGTGGATGAATTAATTTTGGGAAGGGCTTTTTCTCCATTTGGTGAGATTGAGAAGATTTCGACATTTCCAGGTCGTAGTTATGCGTTTGTTCGCTTTAGAAGTGTGACTTCAGCTTGCAGAGCGCTAGATAATCTGAAGGGAAATTTATTTGGGAATCCCCGTGTACATATTTGTTTTGCCAAGAGTGAATCAGGTCCATCAAACACTGGAAAGAGCTCATTTAATGGCCCTCGATCCCCATCATACAAGTCAAGTGGACATGGTGGATCTTTCGAGAACTTCAGGCAGGATAGGAGCTTTGGTGGGGAGCAGAACATTAGGTCTCCAAATCTGTTCCCGAATTGGGATACTCAAGATTCTGATGCTTATGACATTAACAGAAGGGGTTCTTCACGGGCTGGTGGAATTAACACATATGAGCAGAGGAAATTTGGAGAGAAGGGGACTCCACTTGGAGCATCACAAGAACTCTATGAGCATATAAATAGTCCACCAAGAGAAAGGCATGTTCATCAGGGTGATTTTCCACGGAATTATCCTCAAAGGGGTCCATTCTTTGAAGATCCACAGCGCTTTCCAGAAGATGCTCCGTATCTACATGCGGCCAAAAAGCTAAAGATGGGCTCTTCTCCTCCTGAGGTAGAGCTTCCAGAGTATGCTTTCTCTGAGTTAGAAAGACAAAAACATGTTTTCCCAAGATTACCTGATTTTCCTCACCATGAACCTTTTGATAAAAGCTTTGATGCTGGAAATTTCACTTTTGGTCAAACATTTAATCAGCCACCAAGTTCACCTCCGATTCGATTAGATAGACACGAAGGCTGGAAACCTTATGATAGTTTCCAAATGGGTCCTGGTGCTCTCCAATCAAATTTTGTTGAGAAAAAAAGACTTACACCTGAACCTGATAATTCATCTTCAACTGAGTGGAAATGGGAAGGAACCATTGCTAAAGGTGGGACTCCTATTTGTCGTGCCCGCTGCTTCCCTGTAG GGAAAGTCCTAGATATTGCATT ACCAGAATTCTTAGATTGCACTGCAAGAACTAGTCTAGACATGCTTTCAAAGCACTACTACCAAGCAGTTGGCGTTTGGGTTGTTTTCTTTGTTCCGGGAAGTGATGCTGACATGGAATTCTACAACGAGTTTATGCATTATCTGGAGGAAAAGCAGCGTGCTGCAGTTTCCAAGCTGGATGACAAGACCACCTTATTTCTTGTACCTCCATCAGTTTTCTCAGAGAAAGTGTTAAAGGTACCTGGTAAATTGAGCATATCTGGTGTTATTCTAAGGTTGGAATATCCTGGTTTAAACCAGGGTCCTATGCACATTGAAagagaaatgaaaaatgaaagcCTATCATCTTCCTATAATGAGAATACGTTGTATCCAAATTCATCATTTCCATCACTACGCATACCTACAAACACTCAACCATCTAGTTCCGAATTGGGTAATTCCGGAATTAGCAATCTTTCATTTCTGGGAAACAAATTTGCAGCAGCTCCATTCGTATCGGATTCAGCTCGTTCTATGGCCAGCATGCCTGAGTCCTACGATGAAAGAAGTCGTGACTATCCTTCCATCCAGCCGCAAACATCTGGACCAAACTGGCCTTCTCACAATCAGCAAAACTTTATGCCTAATAGAACTTTACCTTCGCATCTATTGAGTGGTGCTGTTGAACCTATCATTGAGGAGCGTCAGCCCATGTTTAATGTGATCTCAAATCAACATTCCAGCGGAATTTCTGGTATTCCATTGAGTGGAAATAGCATGTCATCATATTCAGAAATAAGAAATTTTGATCCTTCAACCCCTGTGGGAGCCCTGCAACCAGAACAGCTTGCACAGCTAGCTGCATCTCTTCTTGAGCAGCAGAGGCAATCGGGAAGCTCTTTGAGCACATCGACAATGGGTGATCCCAGGCAGAACAGATTTAATGAGTCTGAAACATCATCCAGACCATCGTATGCTGTAGAAAACAACGCAGTGGCGAATTCTGAATTCTCAACAACTCAGTTTAGTCACGTTCTACAGTTGCAAAAGCAGCTACAGCAGATGCCAAATGTGCCTCAGATGTCACAGATGAGTCAAATAGAACAACAAAGAGAGGTTAATGGAAATCAGCAGCTGGCAGATAATAGCTTGCAGGAAGATGGAGAAGCAGATCCACAGAAACGTTTACAAGCAACACTACAGCTGGCTGCTGCTCTTCTTCAGCAAATCCAGCAAGGAAAAGGGAATTGA
- the LOC101489205 gene encoding uncharacterized protein isoform X2 gives MKTIPLILMGCGGVGSQLLQHIVSCRSLHSSQGLCLRVVGVGDSKSLVVVDDLLNKGFDDSFLLELCRLKHGGESLSKLGDFGQCQVFVHPESEKKILEIASQLGTKTGLAFVDSTASSDTIVVLKQVVDLGCCVVMANKKPLTSTMEDFEKLMAYPRRIRHESTVGAGLPVIASLNRIISSGDPVHRIIGSLSGTLGYVMSEVEDGKPLSEVVRAAKSLGYTEPDPRDDLSGMDVARKALILARILGHRINMENIQIESLYPREMGPDVMTVEDFLGRGLSLLDKDIQERVEKAASNGNVLRYVCVIEGPRCEVGIQELPKNSPLGRLRGSDNVLEVYTRCYSDLPLVIQGAGAGNDTTAAGVLADIVDLQDLFP, from the exons atgAAGACTATTCCTCTCATTCTTATGGGTTGTGGAGGAGTTGGTTCTCAACTTCTCCAACACATTGTCTCATGCCGTTCTCTTCACTCTTCACAG GGACTCTGCTTGAGAGTTGTGGGAGTTGGTGATAGTAAATCTCTGGTGGTTGTTGATGATTTGTTGAATAAGGGGTTTGATGATAGCTTCTTGTTAGAACTTTGTCGGCTCAAGCATGGTGGTGAATCGCTGTCAAAACTTGGTGATTTTG GGCAATGCCAGGTATTTGTGCATCCGGAATCGGAAAAAAAGATTTTAGAGATTGCATCTCAACTTGGTACAAAGACAG GTTTGGCCTTTGTAGATAGCACTGCTAGCTCTGACACTATTGTGGTGCTAAAACAAGTGGTTGATTTGGGTTGTTGTGTTGTAATGGCAAATAAAAAGCCTCTTACATCTACAATG GAAGATTTTGAAAAACTTATGGCATATCCACGTCGTATCCGTCACGAGTCAACT GTAGGTGCTGGTCTTCCTGTGATAGCATCCCTGAATCGCATAATCTCTTCTGGTGATCCTGTTCATCGCATTATTGGAAGTCTGAGTG GAACATTGGGGTATGTAATGAGTGAGGTTGAAGATGGAAAGCCACTGAGTGAAGTTGTTAGAGCTGCTAAAAGTCTGGGGTACACTGAACCAG ATCCACGTGACGATCTTAGTGGAATGGATGTTGCTAGAAAG GCTTTGATTCTTGCCCGAATACTTGGACATCGGATTAATATGGAAAACATTCAG ATTGAGAGCTTGTATCCCAGAGAAATGGGGCCTGATGTAATGACTGTTGAAGACTTTTTGGGCCGTGGACTCTCGCTGCTGGACAAAGATATTCAAGAGAGAGTTGAGAAGGCAGCTTCAAATGGAAATGTTCTGCGATATGTCTGTGTCATTGAGGGCCCAAG GTGTGAAGTCGGTATTCAAGAGCTTCCGAAGAATTCTCCTTTAGGAAGATTAAGAGGAAGTGATAATGTG TTGGAAGTATACACCCGATGCTATAGTGACCTACCTCTGGTTATTCAAGGTGCTGGAGCTGGAAACGACACGACCGCAGCCGGTGTCCTTGCTGATATCGTGGATCTTCAGGATTTATTTCCTTGA
- the LOC101509417 gene encoding salutaridine reductase-like — MCRYAVVTGADKGIGLEIVQPLASLGIVVVLTARNETGGRDAITKLHQLCLSIDTDIKINNAGASCVEVDEESLQTMNVDPATWMQLSCKVDKTLFQGVITETYMKADECLNTNYYGVKRVTMALLPLLQLSSAKVRIVNLSSLRGELKVYSRNSAA; from the exons ATGTGTAGATATGCAGTAGTTACAGGTGCAGACAAAGGCATTGGACTGGAGATAGTACAGCCACTTGCATCTTTAGGCATTGTGGTTGTCTTAACAGCAAGGAATGAGACAGGGGGAAGGGATGCCATAACAAAGCTCCACCAGTTATGTCTGTCAATCGATACAGACATAAAG ATTAATAATGCAGGAGCATCATGTGTAGAAGTAGACGAGGAGAGTCTACAGACCatgaatgtggatcctgcaacTTGG ATGCAGTTGTCATGTAAGGTTGACAAGACCTTGTTTCAAGGAGTTATTACAGAAACTTACATGAAGGCAGATGAATGTTTAAATACCAATTACTATGGTGTAAAAAGAGTTACTATGGCTCTCCTTCCTCTGCTACAGTTATCATCTGCAAAGGTAAGGATAGTGAATCTCTCCTCCCTCAGGGGTGAGTTGAAGGTATATAGCCGAAATTCAGCTGCATAA
- the LOC101488534 gene encoding AUGMIN subunit 1 isoform X1, producing MSDQEASASTEVSGIGDVKEWLAKTFEAAGKPVPEFEYTPRSVSHLHHLLTLSKAKDEAARLVARDFRLKASEYRSQAARIREILENVGLAQESLPSNVVASTQVLANVANLLNIRDTELSSFLVAMGDISLRKTGVEEKRAKVQKESKFLLDYTRKAIARLTYLKRTLAQLEDEVAPCEAQMESWMTNLQVMAAKERQYMQQSVNYKAMLNRTGYTPEVSHRVLVEMAEHRKELEKKTKPILDTLRSYQDLPPDKALAALAIEDKKRQYAAAEKYLEDVLQTALANSG from the exons ATGAGCGATCAAGAGGCATCAGCGTCGACGGAAGTATCCGGAATTGGCGATGTGAAAGAATGGCTAGCCAAAACCTTCGAAGCTGCAGGCAAACCTGTTCCTGAATTCGAATACACTCCACGCAGCGTCTCTCACTTGCACCATCTTTTAACTCTCTCCAAAGCCAAAGACGAAGCCGCGCGTCTCGTCGCTCGTGATTTCCGTCTCAAAGCCTCTGAGTATCGATCTCAAG CTGCAAGGATCAGAGAGATTCTGGAGAATGTAGGTTTGGCTCAGGAGAGTTTACCGTCCAATGTGGTTGCGTCCACTCAGGTTCTTGCTAACGTTGCTAACTTGTTGAATATAAGAGATACTGAACTTAGTAG ttttcttgTGGCAATGGGTGATATTTCCCTGAGGAAGACTGGTGTGGAGGAGAAAAGGGCTAAAGTGCAGAAGGAGTCCAAGTTTCTTCTCGATTATACTAGAAAGGCTATAGCCAGGTTAACATATTTGAAAAG AACACTAgctcaattggaagatgaagtaGCTCCATGTGAGGCTCAGATGGAAAGTTGGATGACAAACTTGCAAGTGATGGCTGCAAAAGAAAGGCAGTACATGCAGCAATCTGTCAACTATAAG GCGATGCTCAACCGTACAGGCTATACCCCAGAGGTTAGCCATAGGGTTCTAGTTGAAATGGCTGAGCATAGGAAGGAGCTGGAGAAGAAAACTAAGCCCATCCTTGATACTCTAAGGAGCTACCAAGATTTGCCTCCG GACAAAGCTCTGGCTGCCTTAGCAATTGAAGATAAGAAAAGGCAGTATGCTGCTGCTGAGAAGTATCTTGAAGATGTATTGCAAACAGCTCTTGCAAATTCGGGGTGA
- the LOC101489205 gene encoding homoserine dehydrogenase isoform X1 has translation MKTIPLILMGCGGVGSQLLQHIVSCRSLHSSQGLCLRVVGVGDSKSLVVVDDLLNKGFDDSFLLELCRLKHGGESLSKLGDFGQCQVFVHPESEKKILEIASQLGTKTGLAFVDSTASSDTIVVLKQVVDLGCCVVMANKKPLTSTMEDFEKLMAYPRRIRHESTVGAGLPVIASLNRIISSGDPVHRIIGSLSGTLGYVMSEVEDGKPLSEVVRAAKSLGYTEPDPRDDLSGMDVARKALILARILGHRINMENIQIESLYPREMGPDVMTVEDFLGRGLSLLDKDIQERVEKAASNGNVLRYVCVIEGPRCEVGIQELPKNSPLGRLRGSDNVISPLVDSSHNILSRLEVYTRCYSDLPLVIQGAGAGNDTTAAGVLADIVDLQDLFP, from the exons atgAAGACTATTCCTCTCATTCTTATGGGTTGTGGAGGAGTTGGTTCTCAACTTCTCCAACACATTGTCTCATGCCGTTCTCTTCACTCTTCACAG GGACTCTGCTTGAGAGTTGTGGGAGTTGGTGATAGTAAATCTCTGGTGGTTGTTGATGATTTGTTGAATAAGGGGTTTGATGATAGCTTCTTGTTAGAACTTTGTCGGCTCAAGCATGGTGGTGAATCGCTGTCAAAACTTGGTGATTTTG GGCAATGCCAGGTATTTGTGCATCCGGAATCGGAAAAAAAGATTTTAGAGATTGCATCTCAACTTGGTACAAAGACAG GTTTGGCCTTTGTAGATAGCACTGCTAGCTCTGACACTATTGTGGTGCTAAAACAAGTGGTTGATTTGGGTTGTTGTGTTGTAATGGCAAATAAAAAGCCTCTTACATCTACAATG GAAGATTTTGAAAAACTTATGGCATATCCACGTCGTATCCGTCACGAGTCAACT GTAGGTGCTGGTCTTCCTGTGATAGCATCCCTGAATCGCATAATCTCTTCTGGTGATCCTGTTCATCGCATTATTGGAAGTCTGAGTG GAACATTGGGGTATGTAATGAGTGAGGTTGAAGATGGAAAGCCACTGAGTGAAGTTGTTAGAGCTGCTAAAAGTCTGGGGTACACTGAACCAG ATCCACGTGACGATCTTAGTGGAATGGATGTTGCTAGAAAG GCTTTGATTCTTGCCCGAATACTTGGACATCGGATTAATATGGAAAACATTCAG ATTGAGAGCTTGTATCCCAGAGAAATGGGGCCTGATGTAATGACTGTTGAAGACTTTTTGGGCCGTGGACTCTCGCTGCTGGACAAAGATATTCAAGAGAGAGTTGAGAAGGCAGCTTCAAATGGAAATGTTCTGCGATATGTCTGTGTCATTGAGGGCCCAAG GTGTGAAGTCGGTATTCAAGAGCTTCCGAAGAATTCTCCTTTAGGAAGATTAAGAGGAAGTGATAATGTG ATTTCTCCCCTTGTTGATAGCAGCCACAACATTCTATCCAGA TTGGAAGTATACACCCGATGCTATAGTGACCTACCTCTGGTTATTCAAGGTGCTGGAGCTGGAAACGACACGACCGCAGCCGGTGTCCTTGCTGATATCGTGGATCTTCAGGATTTATTTCCTTGA
- the LOC101489963 gene encoding UPF0481 protein At3g47200-like, with the protein MKEMELQQNGFIQRENEENRDLIIRMETMLQSIELPLVSNCCIYKVPQKLRKLNEQAYTPAIVSIGPFHYGDKRLVSMEDLKLKYLKSFLERTQKGLGDLIGYIKKSEEIIRCCYSETIEQTGDDFVKIILTDACFIIEYFIRSLEWPQEDPLLAKPWLRCDVKLDLILLENQLPWFVLEDLFNLTEPSSEVSSFFDVAFHYFRVHFLHSILPNEANNSNFTLHYFHKHYQQYIMKPDQVSMQLHNLTDLLRVFYLPPDRLPKRGKQTVKHLYSASRLVEAGVKLHVGQGYQSVLDLQFAKGVLTIPRFEVCHWTETLIRNVIAFEQCHYPFQTYITDYIILLDFLIDTTQDVDTLVDEGIMTNTLGDSNAVAKMINNLCLNVVQENVSSSYVSLCTKLNRFYENPFHKYKAVFMHDYLSTPWKITSFAAAILLLLLTLVQAICSVISLF; encoded by the coding sequence ATGAAGGAAATGGAGTTACAACAAAATGGTTTTATTCAAAgggaaaatgaagaaaatagaGATTTGATAATTCGCATGGAAACCATGCTACAAAGTATTGAACTTCCCTTAGTCTCAAATTGTTGTATATACAAAGTACCTCAAAAACTTCGGAAACTCAATGAACAAGCCTATACTCCAGCCATTGTTTCCATTGGTCCATTTCACTATGGTGACAAGAGGTTAGTCTCAATGGAAGATCTCAAATTGAAGTATCTCAAGAGTTTCCTTGAAAGAACTCAAAAGGGTTTAGGTGATTTAATAGGATACATCAAAAAATCAGAAGAAATCATTAGATGTTGTTACTCAGAAACAATTGAACAAACAGGCGATGATTTCGTAAAGATTATTTTAACCGATGCTTGTTTCATAATCGAGTATTTTATTCGATCGCTCGAGTGGCCTCAAGAAGATCCTTTATTGGCCAAACCATGGTTGAGGTGTGATGTGAAGCTTGATCTGATATTACTTGAAAATCAGCTTCCTTGGTTTGTTCTTGAAGACTTGTTCAACCTAACAGAACCTAGCAGCGAGGTTTCGTCTTTTTTCGATGTTGCTTTTCACTATTTTAGAGTCCATTTCTTGCATAGTATTTTACCTAATGAAGCAAATAATAGCAACTTCACTTTACACTATTTTCATAAACACTATCAACAATATATAATGAAGCCTGATCAAGTTAGCATGCAATTACATAATCTCACTGATCTTCTAAGGGTATTTTACTTACCACCTGATAGGTTACCAAAGAGGGGAAAACAAACAGTTAAGCATCTATATAGTGCAAGCCGGTTAGTTGAAGCAGGTGTTAAGCTTCATGTTGGTCAAGGTTACCAAAGTGTACTTGATTTACAATTTGCAAAAGGTGTTCTTACAATACCAAGATTTGAAGTTTGTCATTGGACTGAGACATTAATTAGGAATGTGATTGCATTTGAGCAATGCCATTATCCATTTCAGACTTACATAACTGATTACATAATACTATTGGATTTCTTGATTGATACTACTCAAGATGTTGATACACTTGTCGACGAGGGAATAATGACTAACACATTGGGTGATAGCAATGCTGTTGCTAAGATGATTAACAATCTTTGCCTTAATGTTGTTCAGGAGAATGTCAGCAGCAGTTATGTTTCGCTTTGCACAAAATTGAATCGCTTTTATGAGAATCCTTTTCATAAATATAAGGCGGTTTTCATGCATGACTACCTCAGTACTCCTTGGAAAATAACATCTTTTGCAGCTGCAATTCTACTGCTTTTGCTTACTCTAGTTCAAGCAATATGTTCTGTCATCTCATTGTTTTAG
- the LOC101488534 gene encoding AUGMIN subunit 1 isoform X2: MGDISLRKTGVEEKRAKVQKESKFLLDYTRKAIARLTYLKRTLAQLEDEVAPCEAQMESWMTNLQVMAAKERQYMQQSVNYKAMLNRTGYTPEVSHRVLVEMAEHRKELEKKTKPILDTLRSYQDLPPDKALAALAIEDKKRQYAAAEKYLEDVLQTALANSG; this comes from the exons ATGGGTGATATTTCCCTGAGGAAGACTGGTGTGGAGGAGAAAAGGGCTAAAGTGCAGAAGGAGTCCAAGTTTCTTCTCGATTATACTAGAAAGGCTATAGCCAGGTTAACATATTTGAAAAG AACACTAgctcaattggaagatgaagtaGCTCCATGTGAGGCTCAGATGGAAAGTTGGATGACAAACTTGCAAGTGATGGCTGCAAAAGAAAGGCAGTACATGCAGCAATCTGTCAACTATAAG GCGATGCTCAACCGTACAGGCTATACCCCAGAGGTTAGCCATAGGGTTCTAGTTGAAATGGCTGAGCATAGGAAGGAGCTGGAGAAGAAAACTAAGCCCATCCTTGATACTCTAAGGAGCTACCAAGATTTGCCTCCG GACAAAGCTCTGGCTGCCTTAGCAATTGAAGATAAGAAAAGGCAGTATGCTGCTGCTGAGAAGTATCTTGAAGATGTATTGCAAACAGCTCTTGCAAATTCGGGGTGA